A window from Mya arenaria isolate MELC-2E11 chromosome 9, ASM2691426v1 encodes these proteins:
- the LOC128246238 gene encoding sodium-coupled monocarboxylate transporter 2-like, with protein MVLAFPAEGYVYGMMYLFMAISGGIANIFSAFFVVPVFHPLKLTSIYEYLNLRYGDNILRNVTMIIGVIYYLFYMGTVTYGTSVALEVVMGIPFWATIIGYITLTAIYTSIGGIRAVIWTDCFQFVIMVTGFVAIIVKGTIDAGGPGVVISTDRFSFKEFSADPRIRYTFWNLSFGSIIFWLYNSYSQAAMQRVFSTPNVRAARNLYLICCPIYNLILIMAVLEGGVIYAYYYSKGCDINGGGIVDNVNAIIPFTIMELFNNHPGLPGLFIAALSSAAFSTLSSCLSSLTAIAYEDVIKVRYPNLKPVFGTKISKIMTLVFGAVAMGLAFIISVLPGSIQAISQSIFACVDGPMCMIFILSPMFKRSTTKGLLTGAIVGMVVVMWLNMGKLFFSVEDDQSLPYGPTHNCDIYRDGNVTTTMAYKYLNVSNSETTSLIINTTLTVDQSDPQMKTFFQHIYSISYVWFSMIGFILSMAVGIVASLLTAPPTNVNPMTLFSWDKHIKEELCGRGCDGDENRPTTSVGEEMKFLSKNDGTKSVFNMNDDI; from the coding sequence ATGGTACTGGCCTTTCCGGCAGAAGGCTATGTTTACGGAATGATGTATCTGTTTATGGCGATAAGCGGAGGTATAGCGAACATATTCTCCGCTTTTTTTGTTGTGCCAGTTTTTCATCCACTGAAATTGACGAGTATTTACGAGTATCTAAACCTTCGATACGGCGACAACATTCTTCGCAATGTCACCATGATCATAGGCGTGATCTACTACCTTTTCTACATGGGAACGGTTACGTATGGAACAAGCGTTGCCCTGGAAGTTGTCATGGGTATTCCATTCTGGGCCACAATCATTGGCTACATCACGTTAACCGCCATATACACATCCATTGGTGGAATCCGAGCTGTGATTTGGACAGACTGTTTCCAATTCGTAATTATGGTGACAGGTTTTGTAGCTATCATTGTTAAAGGAACCATTGACGCCGGCGGCCCGGGAGTAGTGATTTCAACTGACCGCTTCAGTTTCAAAGAATTCAGCGCAGATCCAAGAATACGATACACGTTTTGGAACCTCTCATTCGGCAGTATAATATTCTGGCTTTATAATAGCTACAGTCAAGCGGCTATGCAGAGAGTGTTTTCAACACCAAACGTCCGGGCTGCAAGAAATCTGTACCTCATATGTTGCCCAATTTACAACCTTATCCTGATTATGGCGGTCTTGGAAGGCGGGGTTATATATGCTTACTATTATTCCAAAGGATGTGATATCAACGGTGGTGGAATCGTTGACAATGTAAACGCTATTATACCTTTCACTATCATGGAATTGTTCAATAACCACCCTGGCCTTCCGGGCCTCTTCATAGCAGCACTTTCCAGCGCAGCATTCAGTACTTTATCTTCTTGTCTCAGCAGTCTTACCGCTATTGCATATGAAGATGTCATCAAAGTCAGGTACCCGAACCTTAAACCAGTATTCGGTACGAAAATCTCTAAGATAATGACACTTGTGTTTGGAGCAGTGGCCATGGGCCTTGCTTTCATCATTTCTGTATTGCCTGGTTCCATTCAAGCGATTTCCCAGAGTATCTTTGCCTGTGTAGACGGTCCTATGTGCATGATCTTTATACTGTCTCCGATGTTCAAGAGATCTACAACAAAAGGCTTACTAACTGGCGCTATAGTGGGAATGGTAGTAGTTATGTGGTTGAACATGGGAAAACTCTTCTTTAGTGTTGAGGATGACCAAAGTCTTCCCTATGGACCTACACACAACTGTGACATTTACAGGGACGGCAATGTCACAACGACAATGGCTTACAAATATTTGAACGTTTCAAACTCAGAAACAACTTCTTTGATTATAAATACGACGCTCACAGTTGACCAAAGTGACccacaaatgaaaacatttttccaACACATTTACAGCATTTCGTATGTATGGTTTTCTATGATTGGGTTCATTTTGTCTATGGCTGTTGGAATAGTGGCTTCCTTACTCACCGCACCACCTACAAATGTGAACCCTATGACTCTGTTTAGCTGGGACAAGCATATCAAAGAGGAACTTTGTGGACGAGGTTGCGATGGTGACGAAAATAGACCAACAACTAGTGTTGGTGAAGAAATGAAGTTCCTTAGCAAGAATGACGGTACAAAGAGCGTTTTCAATATGAACGATGACATTTAG